A stretch of the Archangium violaceum genome encodes the following:
- a CDS encoding polysaccharide deacetylase family protein: MAAYRRYQSGGRRILIVSYHRVVGDFTGELQRSIPGLLISQETFRGHLEGLSAAGYEFASLGDALDVMAGRRTARRDLCVVTFDDGYRDVYRYGYPVLKEMGVPAIIYLPAALIGTNERFHHDRLFHLLRLAQARGYQPLFDVMPKPATELLDTVLSGRKRLSAALDDFIGQYSSSTLAETIQVLEEKLGPGPDLLPEQGDLMDWDEVRRMVKDGFEFGAHTLGHVVLTHEPIEVVEREVCESKALIEREAGITVRDFAYCNGWYSDDLIRILVRNGFRSAVTTEDMPNRIGGDPFTLKRKVLWENFSLGLTGGFSRSLTVCQLDDCFGTLGMREPVPGRRPQRLAVPTPTNTNTLRLDGPPEEVTW; this comes from the coding sequence CTGGCGGCCTACAGGAGGTACCAATCCGGTGGGCGCCGCATCCTGATCGTCAGCTATCACCGTGTGGTGGGGGACTTCACCGGAGAGTTGCAGCGCTCCATCCCGGGGCTGCTCATCTCCCAGGAGACATTCCGCGGGCACCTGGAGGGACTCTCCGCAGCCGGTTACGAGTTCGCTTCCCTCGGGGACGCGCTGGACGTGATGGCCGGACGCCGGACGGCCCGCAGGGATCTGTGTGTCGTCACCTTCGACGACGGCTACCGGGACGTGTACCGGTACGGCTACCCCGTCCTGAAGGAGATGGGCGTGCCGGCCATCATCTACCTGCCGGCGGCGCTCATCGGCACCAACGAGCGCTTCCATCATGACCGGCTCTTCCACCTGCTGCGGCTCGCGCAGGCCCGGGGCTACCAGCCGTTGTTCGACGTGATGCCCAAGCCCGCCACGGAGCTGCTGGACACGGTGCTCTCCGGCCGCAAGCGGCTGTCCGCGGCGCTCGACGACTTCATCGGCCAGTACTCCTCCTCCACGCTCGCGGAGACCATCCAGGTCCTGGAGGAGAAGCTCGGCCCCGGTCCGGACCTGCTCCCCGAGCAGGGTGATCTCATGGACTGGGACGAAGTGCGGCGCATGGTGAAGGACGGCTTCGAGTTCGGCGCGCACACCCTGGGACACGTGGTGCTGACCCACGAGCCGATCGAGGTGGTGGAGCGCGAGGTGTGCGAGTCCAAGGCCCTCATCGAGCGCGAGGCCGGCATCACCGTGCGCGACTTCGCCTACTGCAACGGCTGGTACTCGGACGACCTCATCCGCATCCTGGTGCGCAACGGGTTCCGCTCGGCCGTGACCACCGAGGACATGCCCAACCGCATCGGAGGGGATCCCTTCACCCTCAAGCGCAAGGTGCTCTGGGAGAACTTCAGCCTGGGCCTGACGGGTGGGTTCTCGCGGAGCCTCACCGTGTGCCAGCTCGACGACTGCTTCGGGACGCTGGGCATGCGTGAGCCCGTGCCCGGCCGGCGCCCGCAGCGCTTAGCGGTTCCGACTCCCACCAACACCAACACCCTGCGGCTGGACGGCCCGCCGGAGGAGGTGACCTGGTGA
- a CDS encoding lipopolysaccharide biosynthesis protein encodes MPAAPAAPAVPASSFLGKAGPLVLARLFTAGLTLSIPLVLARVLSLEEYGTYYQLFLIATTLYYVLPFGVVQSLYYFLPRSEEKRPWLGQTLLFMSAAGVVAAGFVWALLGPVANHFDNPALLAHRGTLAAYTAFLLGSFPLEISLTSQGRTKQSALAYLVSDALRAASMVVPCLLGFGLHGMMLAVAGFAFIRYLAAWVVVPRGTSGPLLRPGLWRQQLVYAAPFGAAMALAIPQQNAHLYMVAGAVAPALYALYRVGCFQLPVVDLLYTPTSEVLMVRLGELDKQGRLEEGVVAFREAAGKLAFVFLPFAAFLFAAAPEFIGALFGAKFLPAVPIFRVSVVGVVLAILPMDGVLRARGHTRAIFLSYLLKAVVTAPLVWFGVKWFGMMGGVVSWAVAEVVGKGALLVRVPAALSTPARTLRIRDIIPWRELGKASLAAVAAAASVFLLRVALVHAWSGLPEGLVWRALPLAVAGALFAMGYVGVLYATGVRPLRLLGGLRARRAA; translated from the coding sequence GTGCCCGCGGCACCCGCCGCACCCGCGGTGCCCGCCTCCTCGTTCCTGGGGAAGGCGGGACCCCTGGTTCTCGCCCGGCTGTTCACCGCCGGGCTCACGTTGTCCATTCCACTCGTCCTGGCGCGGGTGTTGAGCCTGGAGGAGTACGGCACCTACTACCAGCTCTTCCTCATCGCCACGACGCTCTACTACGTGCTGCCCTTCGGGGTGGTGCAGAGCCTCTACTACTTCCTGCCCCGGTCCGAGGAGAAGCGGCCCTGGCTGGGGCAGACGTTGCTCTTCATGTCCGCCGCCGGGGTGGTGGCCGCGGGCTTCGTGTGGGCGCTGCTCGGGCCCGTGGCGAACCACTTCGACAACCCGGCGCTGCTCGCGCACCGGGGGACGCTCGCGGCCTACACCGCCTTCCTGCTCGGCTCCTTCCCGTTGGAGATCTCCCTCACCAGCCAGGGCCGCACGAAGCAATCGGCGCTCGCCTACCTGGTGTCGGATGCCCTGCGCGCGGCCTCCATGGTGGTGCCGTGCCTGCTGGGCTTCGGCCTGCACGGGATGATGCTGGCGGTGGCGGGCTTCGCCTTCATTCGCTACCTGGCCGCCTGGGTGGTGGTGCCCCGGGGGACGAGCGGTCCGCTGCTGCGCCCGGGGCTGTGGCGCCAGCAGCTCGTCTACGCGGCTCCGTTCGGCGCGGCGATGGCGCTCGCCATCCCCCAGCAGAACGCCCACCTCTACATGGTGGCGGGCGCGGTGGCCCCGGCGCTCTATGCCCTCTACCGCGTGGGGTGCTTCCAGCTCCCGGTGGTGGATCTGCTCTACACGCCCACCAGCGAGGTCCTCATGGTGCGCCTGGGTGAGCTGGACAAGCAGGGGCGCCTGGAGGAGGGCGTGGTGGCCTTCCGCGAGGCCGCGGGCAAGCTGGCCTTCGTCTTCCTGCCCTTCGCCGCGTTCCTCTTCGCCGCGGCCCCCGAGTTCATCGGGGCCCTCTTCGGCGCGAAGTTCCTCCCGGCCGTTCCCATCTTCCGGGTGAGCGTGGTGGGCGTGGTGCTCGCCATCCTTCCCATGGACGGTGTGCTGCGTGCCCGCGGGCACACCCGCGCCATCTTCCTGTCGTACCTGCTCAAGGCGGTGGTGACGGCGCCACTCGTCTGGTTCGGCGTGAAGTGGTTCGGGATGATGGGCGGCGTCGTGTCCTGGGCCGTGGCCGAGGTGGTGGGCAAGGGCGCGCTGCTCGTCCGCGTGCCCGCGGCACTGTCCACTCCCGCACGGACCCTGCGCATCCGGGACATCATTCCCTGGCGCGAGCTGGGCAAGGCGTCACTGGCGGCCGTGGCCGCCGCGGCGAGCGTCTTCCTGTTGCGCGTCGCCCTGGTGCACGCCTGGAGCGGTCTGCCCGAGGGCCTCGTCTGGAGGGCCCTGCCACTCGCGGTGGCCGGCGCGCTGTTCGCCATGGGCTATGTGGGGGTGCTGTACGCCACGGGGGTGAGGCCCCTGCGGCTGCTCGGCGGCCTACGCGCTCGTCGCGCGGCGTGA
- a CDS encoding serine O-acetyltransferase has protein sequence MGIDAMTLYRMGRKLYLRGVPVLPAVLRKAIHFLHGSYIPVEAEIGEGTQMGYGGMGIVIHKDARIGRHCLISHQVTIGGRSGLKDLPVIGDYVRIGAGAKILGNVRIGDFAVIGANAVVVRDVPPGTVVGGIPAREIRKDPDPLAAYEREMGLRPPVRRPEAVPSVPPPASAAR, from the coding sequence ATGGGCATCGATGCGATGACGTTGTACAGGATGGGGCGCAAGCTTTACCTACGGGGTGTCCCCGTATTGCCTGCCGTGCTGCGCAAGGCCATCCACTTCCTGCACGGCTCCTACATCCCGGTCGAGGCTGAAATCGGCGAGGGGACGCAGATGGGCTACGGCGGCATGGGCATCGTCATCCACAAGGATGCGCGCATCGGCCGGCACTGCCTCATCTCCCACCAGGTGACGATTGGTGGACGCTCGGGGCTCAAGGATCTGCCGGTCATCGGCGACTATGTGCGCATTGGCGCGGGCGCGAAGATCCTGGGCAACGTCCGCATCGGGGATTTCGCCGTCATCGGTGCCAACGCCGTGGTGGTGAGGGATGTGCCCCCAGGCACGGTGGTGGGTGGCATTCCGGCGCGGGAGATCCGCAAGGATCCGGATCCGCTCGCCGCCTACGAGCGCGAGATGGGACTGCGCCCACCGGTGCGGCGTCCCGAGGCGGTGCCGTCCGTTCCTCCGCCGGCATCCGCCGCGCGGTAG
- a CDS encoding glycosyltransferase family 4 protein, which produces MRVLLVGDYPPPHGGVAVHVQQLHGYLRERGVETVVLDIGKGGRPAPDVIPVRTPTQYGKRLAGFLREGWTVHVHTSGNNPKSWMLAATAGVRAPRSPRVITLHSGLLPEYLAASVSRRAFARVALAGYSRVVAVSEAVRDALARCGVPEEKLVVYPAFCGSQVRPGSVTQAVQEARIRRRTLLAMAHHPSPVYGRGLMFRALRMLANELPGVGLAVFGPGTRSEAFLRDARECQVEELLEDMGELEHSQALALISRCDAFVRPTTHDGDAISVREALALGVPCVASDVCGRPHGTYTFRAGNAVDLADQVHRALEHGPAQVVSPDAGPVLLKLYGELSQPVVLGGGETHAAQ; this is translated from the coding sequence ATGAGAGTGCTCCTCGTTGGAGACTATCCGCCACCCCACGGTGGCGTGGCCGTGCACGTCCAGCAGCTCCATGGGTACCTGCGCGAGCGCGGGGTGGAGACGGTGGTGCTGGACATCGGGAAGGGAGGGCGGCCGGCTCCGGACGTCATTCCCGTCCGGACGCCGACGCAGTATGGCAAGAGGCTCGCGGGCTTCCTCCGCGAGGGGTGGACCGTCCACGTCCACACCAGCGGCAACAACCCGAAGTCCTGGATGCTCGCCGCCACCGCCGGGGTGAGGGCGCCACGCTCCCCGCGCGTCATCACGCTGCACTCGGGGCTGCTGCCGGAGTACCTGGCCGCCTCCGTGTCGCGGCGGGCCTTCGCGCGGGTGGCGCTGGCCGGCTACTCGCGCGTGGTGGCCGTGTCCGAGGCGGTGCGCGATGCGCTCGCGCGCTGCGGCGTTCCGGAGGAGAAGCTCGTGGTGTACCCGGCCTTCTGTGGCTCGCAGGTGCGGCCGGGGTCCGTGACGCAGGCGGTGCAGGAGGCGCGCATCCGCCGCCGGACGCTGCTGGCCATGGCGCACCATCCCTCTCCCGTCTACGGCCGGGGGCTGATGTTCCGCGCGCTGCGGATGCTCGCCAACGAGCTGCCCGGCGTGGGGCTCGCCGTCTTCGGGCCGGGGACCCGCTCGGAGGCGTTCCTGCGCGATGCGCGTGAATGCCAGGTCGAGGAGCTCCTCGAGGACATGGGCGAGCTGGAACATTCGCAGGCGCTGGCGCTGATCTCGCGCTGCGATGCCTTCGTGCGGCCGACCACGCACGACGGCGATGCCATCTCCGTGCGCGAGGCGCTCGCGCTCGGCGTGCCATGCGTGGCCAGTGACGTGTGCGGGCGGCCCCATGGGACGTACACCTTCCGCGCGGGCAACGCGGTGGACCTGGCGGATCAGGTGCACCGCGCGCTCGAGCACGGGCCCGCACAGGTGGTGTCACCGGACGCGGGTCCGGTGCTGCTGAAGCTGTACGGCGAGTTGTCGCAACCGGTGGTTCTGGGTGGAGGCGAGACACATGCGGCGCAGTGA
- a CDS encoding glycosyltransferase: MRRSEEMDLARRALRGRDLVVFSNDWDGDPLSKVHIMRILSRDNRVLWVNSIGNRAPKANAHDVKRIWKKLSSFTEGIREVEPNLFVLAPLAVPFYGSEAVRAFNRTLLRAQVLRAMRRLHFKRPISWSFLPASAPVSGRLGEEFVVYHCVDEFSAFSDTNGRHIAELEEQLLRRADLCITSADRLRDNKVRVNPNTVLVRHGVDFNHFVKACDPSTPIPEDIAKLPRPIFGFFGLVADWVDLEAIAATARAHREGSVVVIGKVAPDVDPSVLTAEPNVHMLGRKAYSELPGYCRAFDVALMPFKVNELTLNANPLKVREYLAAGLPVVSSDIPEVRKVGLCKLASDTEDFVRKVDECLAEGAGPSRERAERIRHESWEAKVEEIRGFVGEAMVKAGRSL, from the coding sequence ATGCGGCGCAGTGAGGAAATGGATCTGGCCCGCCGGGCCCTGCGTGGCAGGGACCTGGTGGTCTTCTCGAACGATTGGGATGGGGATCCGCTGTCCAAGGTCCACATCATGCGGATCCTCTCCCGGGACAACCGGGTCCTCTGGGTGAACAGCATCGGGAACCGGGCGCCCAAGGCCAATGCGCACGACGTGAAGCGCATCTGGAAGAAGCTGTCCTCGTTCACCGAGGGCATCCGCGAGGTGGAGCCCAACCTCTTCGTGCTCGCCCCGCTGGCGGTGCCGTTCTACGGCTCGGAGGCGGTGCGCGCCTTCAACCGCACGCTGCTGCGGGCCCAGGTGCTGCGCGCCATGCGGCGGCTGCACTTCAAGCGGCCCATCTCCTGGTCCTTCCTGCCGGCCTCGGCGCCGGTGTCCGGGCGGCTGGGCGAGGAGTTCGTCGTCTATCACTGCGTGGACGAGTTCTCCGCCTTCAGCGACACCAACGGGCGGCACATCGCGGAGCTGGAGGAGCAGCTGCTGCGCCGGGCGGACCTGTGCATCACCTCGGCGGACCGGCTCCGGGACAACAAGGTGCGCGTCAACCCGAACACGGTGCTGGTGCGCCACGGCGTGGACTTCAACCACTTCGTGAAGGCGTGTGATCCGTCCACGCCCATTCCGGAGGACATCGCGAAGCTGCCCAGGCCCATCTTCGGCTTCTTCGGGCTGGTGGCGGACTGGGTGGACCTGGAGGCCATCGCCGCGACGGCGCGGGCGCACCGCGAGGGCTCGGTGGTGGTGATCGGCAAGGTGGCGCCGGACGTGGATCCGTCGGTGCTGACGGCCGAGCCCAACGTCCACATGCTCGGGCGCAAGGCGTACTCGGAGCTGCCGGGCTACTGCCGCGCCTTCGACGTGGCGCTCATGCCCTTCAAGGTGAACGAGCTCACGCTCAACGCCAATCCGCTGAAGGTGCGCGAGTACCTGGCGGCGGGCCTGCCCGTGGTGTCCTCGGACATCCCCGAGGTGCGCAAGGTGGGTCTGTGCAAGCTGGCGAGCGACACCGAGGACTTCGTCCGGAAGGTGGACGAGTGTCTGGCCGAGGGCGCTGGCCCCTCCCGCGAGCGCGCCGAGCGCATCCGCCACGAGAGCTGGGAGGCCAAGGTGGAGGAGATCCGCGGCTTCGTGGGCGAGGCCATGGTCAAGGCCGGACGGAGCCTGTAA
- a CDS encoding FUSC family protein has protein sequence MSTRRLLEHAKEVARFAPVRPAVKAGFRAAIASILPLLVASGFHLSEALWLSVGGFNTSFADKGGSYRSRAISMGAVALTGVLSVFVGGLAGGHPALAIPVALVWVTACSYAGVYGPTAGFVGNIAASAFVISLGLPASSLLEALTRVGFLLVGALWAMLLSLVLWPIRPYRPARFAVGRCFRALADFAGEVGRLSIRGDSAAWQALIQGHHGRIRELLEEARSTLAAIRRGRQESGRGERLLVLFQVADTTFGVVIALADVMESLSHGTGVRPAQDAVERALAAYSRTLQELARIVETEGHARQLPSLDWGAEALREAIARTEAAEGAQAMRVIDRAQALHAARLLARLREFAGVAVETAASLADDRPASFGQALLGIDLAERKRPFLGPLRENLSSDSVVLRHALRVGVTTAIAVWLTARLQQSYGYWVTITVLTIMMPYTGPTFLKGLQRVVGTVVGGVLAAVVAAWLHDPHAISVLVFFTAAISVAVISVNYGLYTVFLTITFVLLAEVGSGDWSLARVRIINTLIGGALALAGTWLLWERPEKERFPAQLAAALRADREYFRQVFSAWLGDSKGQDPTFGEARRKMGLATINAEASFQRLLSEPRRRTEPLEPLMTLLAYTRRFSAAVIAFSTHNERAPERVRSLLARFATTTEHVLEDLADAVAQGRTPAPLPDFAGLLAGEGATTGGEAAPGVGEPLLQAQLERVVRQLTVLHGAASRRSPVAEEHSEQRGALSGGYQ, from the coding sequence ATGAGTACCCGGCGTCTGCTCGAACACGCGAAGGAGGTTGCCCGGTTCGCCCCGGTCCGGCCGGCGGTGAAGGCCGGATTCCGAGCGGCGATCGCCAGCATCCTCCCCCTGCTGGTGGCCAGTGGCTTCCATCTCTCCGAAGCCCTCTGGCTCAGCGTGGGCGGCTTCAACACCTCCTTCGCCGACAAGGGCGGCTCGTACCGCTCTCGCGCGATCAGCATGGGGGCGGTGGCCCTCACCGGGGTGCTCTCGGTCTTCGTGGGGGGACTGGCCGGCGGCCATCCCGCCCTGGCCATCCCGGTGGCCCTGGTCTGGGTGACGGCGTGCAGCTACGCGGGGGTGTACGGACCCACGGCGGGCTTCGTGGGCAACATCGCGGCGAGCGCCTTCGTCATCTCCCTGGGCCTGCCCGCCTCCAGTCTCCTCGAGGCCCTGACGCGCGTGGGCTTCCTGCTGGTGGGAGCCCTCTGGGCGATGCTGCTCTCGCTCGTCCTCTGGCCGATCCGGCCCTATCGGCCCGCGCGATTCGCCGTCGGCCGCTGCTTCCGGGCGTTGGCGGACTTCGCGGGAGAGGTGGGGCGTCTGTCCATCAGGGGCGACAGCGCGGCCTGGCAGGCGCTGATCCAGGGCCATCACGGGAGGATCCGCGAGCTCCTGGAGGAAGCCCGGAGCACCCTGGCCGCCATCCGCCGGGGGCGCCAGGAGAGCGGGCGAGGGGAGCGGCTGCTGGTCCTGTTCCAGGTCGCGGACACGACGTTCGGGGTGGTGATCGCCCTGGCCGACGTGATGGAGAGCCTGTCGCACGGCACCGGGGTCCGTCCGGCCCAGGACGCGGTGGAGCGCGCTCTCGCCGCCTACTCCCGGACGCTCCAGGAGCTCGCGCGCATCGTCGAGACGGAAGGCCACGCCAGGCAGTTGCCCTCGCTGGATTGGGGCGCGGAGGCGCTTCGGGAAGCGATCGCCCGGACCGAGGCCGCCGAGGGCGCCCAGGCCATGCGGGTCATCGACCGGGCACAAGCCCTCCACGCGGCCCGGTTGCTGGCGCGGCTCCGGGAGTTCGCGGGGGTCGCGGTGGAGACGGCCGCGAGCCTCGCGGACGATCGTCCCGCCTCTTTCGGACAGGCCCTGCTGGGAATCGATCTGGCCGAGCGCAAGCGTCCGTTCCTCGGGCCGCTGCGGGAGAACCTCTCGAGTGACTCGGTGGTGCTGCGGCACGCGCTCCGGGTCGGCGTCACCACGGCGATCGCGGTCTGGCTCACGGCGCGCTTGCAGCAGAGCTACGGCTATTGGGTCACGATCACCGTGCTCACCATCATGATGCCGTACACCGGCCCGACCTTCCTCAAGGGGTTGCAGCGGGTGGTGGGGACGGTGGTGGGGGGCGTCCTCGCCGCGGTGGTCGCCGCCTGGCTGCATGATCCGCACGCGATCTCCGTGCTGGTGTTCTTCACCGCCGCCATCAGCGTGGCCGTCATCTCGGTCAACTACGGGCTCTACACCGTCTTCCTCACGATCACCTTCGTGCTCCTGGCCGAGGTGGGCAGCGGAGACTGGAGCCTGGCCCGGGTGCGGATCATCAATACCCTCATTGGCGGGGCGTTGGCGTTGGCGGGGACCTGGTTGCTGTGGGAGCGGCCCGAGAAGGAGCGTTTCCCCGCGCAGCTCGCGGCGGCGCTGCGGGCGGATCGCGAGTACTTCCGGCAGGTGTTCTCCGCCTGGCTGGGAGACTCGAAGGGGCAGGATCCGACGTTCGGCGAGGCACGACGGAAGATGGGCCTGGCGACCATCAACGCGGAGGCCTCCTTCCAGCGGCTGCTCTCCGAGCCACGAAGGCGGACGGAGCCGCTCGAGCCCCTGATGACCCTGCTCGCCTATACCCGCCGCTTCTCGGCGGCGGTGATCGCCTTCTCGACGCACAACGAGCGGGCGCCGGAGCGGGTCCGGTCCCTCCTGGCGCGCTTCGCGACGACCACGGAGCATGTCCTGGAGGACCTGGCGGATGCGGTGGCCCAGGGGCGGACGCCGGCGCCGCTGCCCGATTTCGCCGGGCTCCTCGCGGGGGAGGGGGCCACCACCGGGGGCGAGGCGGCCCCGGGCGTGGGGGAGCCGTTGCTACAGGCGCAGCTCGAGCGGGTGGTGCGGCAGCTCACCGTCCTCCATGGTGCCGCGTCGCGGAGGAGCCCTGTCGCGGAAGAGCACTCCGAGCAACGCGGAGCGCTCTCGGGCGGCTACCAGTAG
- a CDS encoding CPBP family intramembrane glutamic endopeptidase, with protein sequence MMTFARLVLAYVAHGVTAAVLAASGHAEPWQAAIRWWTVYGSLIDAGCLVLLAMLTRREGRSIRDLVGFDRTRLGRDLLIALGLLLGLGLVGFVGGMGTSLLLYGNPHHAPPMGGLPTWAMVYSIAIWPLLWGFTEETTYNGYVLPRLRALSGHSWMAVAIVSFGWAAQHIALPAMFDGRFMLYRFLSSLPIALLAATFYLRTGRLVPLIVAHAAIDILAPASVMFAPPHS encoded by the coding sequence ATGATGACGTTCGCGCGGCTGGTGCTCGCCTATGTCGCGCACGGGGTGACCGCCGCGGTGCTCGCCGCCTCGGGTCACGCCGAGCCGTGGCAGGCCGCCATCCGGTGGTGGACGGTGTATGGCTCGCTCATCGACGCCGGGTGCCTGGTCCTGCTGGCCATGCTCACGCGCCGCGAGGGCCGGAGCATCCGCGATCTCGTGGGCTTCGACCGGACCCGTCTCGGGAGGGACCTGTTGATCGCGCTCGGCCTGCTCCTGGGGCTCGGCCTGGTGGGTTTCGTGGGCGGTATGGGGACGAGCCTGTTGCTCTATGGCAATCCCCACCATGCTCCGCCCATGGGCGGGCTTCCCACGTGGGCCATGGTCTACAGCATCGCGATCTGGCCACTGCTCTGGGGCTTCACCGAGGAGACGACGTACAACGGCTACGTCCTGCCCCGACTGCGTGCCCTCAGTGGCCACTCCTGGATGGCGGTGGCGATCGTCTCCTTCGGCTGGGCGGCCCAGCACATCGCGCTGCCGGCCATGTTCGACGGGCGCTTCATGCTGTATCGCTTCCTGTCCTCGCTGCCGATCGCGCTCCTGGCGGCCACGTTCTACCTGCGCACCGGACGGCTCGTGCCGCTCATCGTCGCGCATGCGGCCATCGACATCCTCGCGCCCGCGAGCGTCATGTTCGCCCCGCCGCACAGTTGA
- a CDS encoding efflux RND transporter periplasmic adaptor subunit encodes MQKLHRHGRTGSVPTFKVLVAGGLVLTLGAGCGSRSDAAAAKNGAAQQAAAQEAPVKADTVQVGEAKVPRYLTLTGSLTAYEDSDVAAGAAGKVLSVHVERGSVVKKGDVLVRLDARASAASLEEARAQVELARSQQALANADCERNEKLFGSGTISTADHDRAQAQCRNAAAQLASANARLSMLELNVSDATIRAPFDGVVSERVVSVGEYVRQDSKVVTLVALDPLRLSLTVPESSASFIRKDQAVEFTLTAAPDVVHKTKVSFVGPGLRSGTRDLVVEALVPNKDRSLLPGQFATAKVQLGEQQLPVVPRTAVLEDGARRKLFVVSDGRLEERFIQVSESAADSLGVMAGVRVGERVVAVAREDLRDGQRLQ; translated from the coding sequence ATGCAGAAGCTTCATCGACATGGCAGGACGGGCAGTGTCCCGACGTTCAAGGTGCTGGTGGCGGGCGGACTGGTGCTGACGCTGGGCGCGGGCTGTGGCTCGCGGTCGGACGCCGCGGCGGCCAAGAATGGCGCAGCGCAGCAAGCCGCGGCACAGGAGGCCCCGGTGAAGGCGGACACCGTGCAGGTGGGGGAGGCGAAGGTTCCGCGCTACCTCACGCTCACGGGGTCGCTGACGGCCTACGAGGACTCGGACGTGGCGGCCGGCGCCGCGGGCAAGGTCCTGTCCGTGCACGTCGAGCGTGGCTCGGTGGTGAAGAAGGGCGACGTGCTGGTGCGGCTGGATGCGCGCGCCTCCGCGGCGAGCCTCGAGGAGGCCCGGGCCCAGGTGGAGCTGGCCAGGTCGCAGCAGGCGCTGGCCAACGCGGACTGCGAGCGCAACGAGAAGCTCTTCGGCAGCGGCACCATCTCCACGGCCGATCATGATCGCGCCCAGGCCCAATGCCGCAACGCGGCGGCGCAGCTCGCCTCCGCCAACGCGCGCCTGTCGATGCTGGAGCTGAACGTGTCGGATGCCACCATCCGCGCTCCCTTCGACGGCGTGGTGTCCGAGCGCGTGGTGTCCGTGGGCGAGTACGTCCGCCAGGACTCGAAGGTGGTGACGCTGGTGGCGTTGGATCCGCTGCGGCTGTCGCTCACCGTTCCGGAGTCCTCGGCGTCCTTCATCCGGAAGGATCAGGCGGTGGAGTTCACCCTCACGGCGGCGCCGGACGTGGTGCACAAGACGAAGGTGTCCTTCGTGGGCCCGGGCCTGCGCAGCGGCACGCGGGACCTGGTGGTGGAGGCGCTCGTCCCGAACAAGGACCGTTCGCTGCTGCCGGGCCAGTTCGCCACCGCGAAGGTGCAGCTGGGCGAGCAGCAGTTGCCGGTGGTGCCGCGCACCGCGGTGTTGGAGGACGGTGCGCGCCGCAAGCTCTTCGTGGTGAGCGATGGGCGGCTGGAGGAGCGGTTCATCCAGGTGAGCGAGTCCGCGGCGGATTCGCTGGGCGTGATGGCAGGCGTTCGCGTGGGCGAGCGCGTGGTGGCGGTTGCTCGCGAGGACCTGCGCGACGGCCAGAGGCTGCAGTAG